A stretch of DNA from Granulicella pectinivorans:
TTTGTAGGTGGTTTCGGCTGGGGCCTTGCCGGTGATGATGTAGTCCATGGACTGGGAGACGATGGCGGGGGTGGTGTCTCCGGTGAGGAAGCCTACGGCGACTTGATTGGCGGGGAGGGGTGGAAAGAAGTGCTTGGGGTCGCCGCCTACGTTGAAGCCGTGGAGGAGGAGCTCGGTCATGGCGGCGTGGTAGTCCACGGATCCGGGCTGGTAGATCTCGCCGTCGAGGCCCTGGAGGGGTGGAGTGTTGTAGTCCTGCACGTCGATGAAGGAGAGGATGTCGCGGATGGCGTAGGTGATCGCAAGGTAAGAGCCGAACTGGCCGCCGTAGCTGGGGTAGCCGGCGGGTATTTGGGTGCCTTCGGGTACGAGCGAGATCATGAAGCCGGTGCCGAAGTGGTCGTGGAGCTGGCGGAGAGCGCCGATGAGGTTGACGATGGAGGGCGTGGTGGGATGCTTGAAGTCGGTGTCGCCTGGGTCGATGGAAAGGGATGGGCTTTCGAAGTCGATGTCGATGCCGTCGAAACCGTAGTCGGAGACGATCTTGATGACGGAGGAGACGTAGTTGGGAACACGGTTGGGGTCGGCGAGGGTGAAGTGCTGGCCCCCGCCGCCGAGGGAGATCATAACCTTCTTGCCCTGGCTCTTGAGAAAGGCGATGTCGGCTTTGAACTGCGCAGTGTCGAGGCCGGCCGGGGTGTGGAACTGCATGGTGCCTTCGGGTGCGTTTTTATCGGGCGTGGCGAAGGCTACGATGACGACGTCCCATTGCGGGGAGATCTGGCGGAGGGGCAGGATGGACTCAGCGCGGGAGTAGCCGGCCCAGTAGCCGATGAGCTTATGTCCGTTGGGTTGGGCAGGCAGGGCGATGGCGTTGGGACGCTGGGTGGTGGAGGGCTCGACGAAGTCGCCTCCGCTGCGAGTGGGGCAGGGTTTGGAGGGCTCGGGTAGGGCGGTGGTGTCGGGGAAGCTGTAGGTGGTGCCGAAGGGGGCGGACGGGCCGGTGTACCAGGGCAACAGGGCTGCAGTCTGGAGGTGATAGGCCCCGGCGGCGAAGGGCTTCGAGGCGGGGATGTTGTTTTTGGAGTTGGTGTTGGTGGGTTCGAGGAGGAAGTACTGGGTGGCCACGCCGGTGCCACCGCAGCGGCCCTGGTCGCCGCCGTTGACGCTGGCGAGACGGAGCCATCCGGGGAAGGTGTTGCCGGGGTGGGGAAGGCGGCGGTTGCCGTGGAAGAGGGGATCGTGGAGCGGGTCGTTGAGGAACTCGGCGAGCTGCTGGGTGAGCGGCTGGACGTCCTTGTCTTCTACGACAGCAGGTGCGGCGTGGAGATAGGAGCCGAGGACG
This window harbors:
- a CDS encoding glycosyl hydrolase family 18 protein, with the translated sequence MPIKQLSAVLLSVLSLSIVHAQGTIATFQQTIGSNTYTIAGADPANGVTTTLPTVLVPVTLSFETKQIAGKPFLMDASADVPRVLASPVFSKFAFGPTNTTQYGDALLRTTFPRSAGWHTLLARPEIKPITLSIPAGYGYILTSKKSGTAFAVVDVEFLQKAIFKQLPRQDGKLIIALTHNTTFYADGDATECCSWGTHGVDTATGNSFVLGSYLHAAPAVVEDKDVQPLTQQLAEFLNDPLHDPLFHGNRRLPHPGNTFPGWLRLASVNGGDQGRCGGTGVATQYFLLEPTNTNSKNNIPASKPFAAGAYHLQTAALLPWYTGPSAPFGTTYSFPDTTALPEPSKPCPTRSGGDFVEPSTTQRPNAIALPAQPNGHKLIGYWAGYSRAESILPLRQISPQWDVVIVAFATPDKNAPEGTMQFHTPAGLDTAQFKADIAFLKSQGKKVMISLGGGGQHFTLADPNRVPNYVSSVIKIVSDYGFDGIDIDFESPSLSIDPGDTDFKHPTTPSIVNLIGALRQLHDHFGTGFMISLVPEGTQIPAGYPSYGGQFGSYLAITYAIRDILSFIDVQDYNTPPLQGLDGEIYQPGSVDYHAAMTELLLHGFNVGGDPKHFFPPLPANQVAVGFLTGDTTPAIVSQSMDYIITGKAPAETTYKLRNSTGYPGMIGAMFWTLDYDHRANYLFSNEVGPLLHDYKPAK